A single region of the Gossypium arboreum isolate Shixiya-1 chromosome 12, ASM2569848v2, whole genome shotgun sequence genome encodes:
- the LOC108476516 gene encoding uncharacterized protein LOC108476516 has protein sequence MWWMMNEGGGHYCSKKSDDICGDVCGQESSRLSMSRIRCILRGIDFKTYIFVFVMIPTCIFGIYLHGQKISYFLRPLWESPPKPFHDIPHYYHENVSMETLCKLHGWGIREFPRRVYDAVLFSNEVDILTLRWQELYPYITQFVLLESNSTFTGIPKPMVFASNRDQFKFVEPRLTYGTIGGRFKKGENPFVEEALQRVALDQLLKIAGITDDDLLIMSDVDEIPSRHTINLLRWCDDIPQVLHLRLKNYLYSFEFLVDNNSWRASVHRYQTGKTRYAHYRQSDEILADAGWHCSFCFRHISEFIFKMKAYSHNDRVRFSHYLNPKRIQRVICKGADLFDMLPEEYTFKEIIGKMGPIPHSYSAVHLPSFLLENADKYKFLLPGNCMRESG, from the exons ATGTGGTGGATGATGAATGAAGGAGGAGGACATTATTGTTCTAAAAAATCTGATGATATCTGTGGTGATGTTTGTGGCCAG GAATCGAGCCGGTTGAGCATGTCGAGAATCCGTTGTATACTGCGCGGCATTGATTTCAAAACTTACATTTTTGTATTTGTTATGATTCCGACATGTATATTTGGCATATATCTTCATGGCCAGAAGATTTCGTACTTTCTTCGGCCACTGTGGGAATCACCACCCAAACCTTTCCATGATATCCCACATTATTATCATGAAAATGTGTCGATGGAGACGCTCTGCAAACTTCACGGTTGGGGGATTCGTGAATTTCCAAGACGGGTTTATGATGCGGTGTTGTTTAGTAATGAGGTGGATATTCTTACTCTACGGTGGCAAGAGTTGTACCCCTACATTACACAGTTTGTTCTTCTCGAGTCTAATTCCACATTTACTGGAATTCCAAAGCCTATGGTTTTTGCTAGCAATCGAGATCAATTCAAGTTTGTTGAGCCCCGGTTGACTTATGGGACAATCGGAGGAAGGTTTAAGAAAGGAGAAAACCCCTTTGTTGAGGAGGCTTTGCAGCGAGTAGCATTAGACCAACTTCTCAAAATTGCAGGAATTACAGACGATGACTTGTTGATAATGTCGGATGTTGATGAGATACCAAGCAGACATACTATCAACCTCCTCAGGTGGTGTGATGACATACCTCAAGTGCTTCATCTTCGGCTAAAGAATTATCTTTATTCCTTTGAGTTTCTTGTGGATAACAACAGCTGGAGGGCATCTGTCCATAGGTATCAAACAGGGAAAACAAGGTATGCGCATTATCGCCAGTCGGATGAGATTCTGGCAGATGCGGGTTGGCACTGCAGCTTTTGTTTCCGCCACATCAGCGAGTTCATATTTAAGATGAAAGCTTACAGCCATAATGATAGAGTGAGGTTCTCACACTATTTGAACCCGAAAAGGATTCAGAGAGTAATTTGCAAGGGTGCTGATCTATTCGACATGCTTCCGGAGGAGTACACATTCAAGGAAATAATCGGGAAAATGGGACCTATCCCTCATTCCTACTCAGCCGTTCATCTTCCATCATTTCTTCTAGAGAATGCAGATAAATACAAGTTTCTTTTGCCTGGAAATTGTATGAGAGAAAGCGGGTGA
- the LOC108479359 gene encoding uncharacterized protein LOC108479359 isoform X2 gives MRLIVTTFFGVVFGFLIGLCFPKLSLTKFSLSTSILTAIDFKYTEYTKLGPSSSTHVSHPVGNNGSCANVTLRKIWVPSNPRGAERLPPGIVRAESDLYLRRLWGKPSEDLTSKPKYLVTFTVGYDQRKNIDAAVKKFSGNFTILLFHYDGRTTEWDEFEWSKKAIHVSVRRQTKWWYAKRFLHPDIVATYDYIFIWDEDLGVEHFNAEEYIKLVKKHGLEISQPGLEPNKGLTWQMTKRRGDREVHKETEEKPGWCNHPHVPPCAAFVEIMAPVFSRDAWRCVWHMIQNDLVHGWGLDFALRKCVEPAHEKIGVVDSQWIVHQSVPSLGNQGESLDGKAPWKGVRERCKKEWSIFQTRFSRAEKAYLKEINSTSR, from the exons ATGAGGCTTATTGTAACAACATTTTTTGGAGTAGTTTTTGGCTTCTTGATAGGATTATGTTTTCCAAAATTGTCGTTGACAAAG TTCAGTCTATCAACCAGCATTCTTACTGCTATTGATTTCAAATACACCGAGTACACTAAGTTGGGCCCCTCAAGCTCAACTCATGTGTCCCATCCAGTTGGTAATAATGGTAGCTGTGCTAACGTCACATTAAGGAAG ATTTGGGTCCCATCAAATCCCCGAGGTGCAGAAAGACTACCACCAGGAATTGTTAGAGCTGAGTCAGATTTATACTTACGCAGATTATGGGGCAAACCCAGTGAG GATTTGACCAGCAAGCCAAAGTATCTTGTCACATTTACTGTTGGTTATGATCAACGAAAGAATATTGATGCTGCAGTTAAAAag TTTTCAGGGAATTTTACTATCCTTCTCTTTCATTATGATGGTCGAACAACTGAATGGGATGAGTTTGAGTGGTCAAAGAAGGCAATACATGTGAGTGTTCGTAGGCAGACTAAATG GTGGTATGCCAAGAGGTTTTTGCACCCTGACATTGTCGCAACCTATGACTACATATTTATCTGGGATGAGGATTTGGGGGTTGAGCATTTCAATGCTGAAGA aTATATTAAACTGGTGAAAAAGCATGGACTGGAGATTTCACAGCCTGGTCTGGAACCAAATAAAGGGTTAACCTGGCAAATGACAAAGAGAAGAGGTGATCGCGAAGTTCACAA AGAAACAGAGGAGAAACCGGGCTGGTGCAATCATCCACATGTTCCTCCATGTGCAGC GTTTGTTGAGATAATGGCTCCTGTGTTTTCACGAGACGCATGGCGGTGCGTATGGCATATGATTCAG AATGACTTGGTCCATGGCTGGGGTCTTGATTTTGCCCTCAGAAAATGTGTAGAG CCCGCCCATGAGAAGATAGGTGTAGTAGATTCTCAATGGATTGTTCATCAGTCCGTTCCCTCACTTGGGAACCAG GGAGAGTCATTAGATGGGAAGGCACCGTGGAAAGGG GTAAGGGAGAGGTGTAAAAAGGAATGGAGTATATTTCAAACGAGGTTTTCAAGGGCGGAGAAAGCATACTTGAAGGAAATAAATTCAACATCTCgttag
- the LOC108479359 gene encoding uncharacterized protein LOC108479359 isoform X1: MGIFTRSIVSRKPNESMRLIVTTFFGVVFGFLIGLCFPKLSLTKFSLSTSILTAIDFKYTEYTKLGPSSSTHVSHPVGNNGSCANVTLRKIWVPSNPRGAERLPPGIVRAESDLYLRRLWGKPSEDLTSKPKYLVTFTVGYDQRKNIDAAVKKFSGNFTILLFHYDGRTTEWDEFEWSKKAIHVSVRRQTKWWYAKRFLHPDIVATYDYIFIWDEDLGVEHFNAEEYIKLVKKHGLEISQPGLEPNKGLTWQMTKRRGDREVHKETEEKPGWCNHPHVPPCAAFVEIMAPVFSRDAWRCVWHMIQNDLVHGWGLDFALRKCVEPAHEKIGVVDSQWIVHQSVPSLGNQGESLDGKAPWKGVRERCKKEWSIFQTRFSRAEKAYLKEINSTSR; encoded by the exons ATGGGGATCTTTACACGCAG TATTGTTAGTAGAAAGCCGAATGAGAGCATGAGGCTTATTGTAACAACATTTTTTGGAGTAGTTTTTGGCTTCTTGATAGGATTATGTTTTCCAAAATTGTCGTTGACAAAG TTCAGTCTATCAACCAGCATTCTTACTGCTATTGATTTCAAATACACCGAGTACACTAAGTTGGGCCCCTCAAGCTCAACTCATGTGTCCCATCCAGTTGGTAATAATGGTAGCTGTGCTAACGTCACATTAAGGAAG ATTTGGGTCCCATCAAATCCCCGAGGTGCAGAAAGACTACCACCAGGAATTGTTAGAGCTGAGTCAGATTTATACTTACGCAGATTATGGGGCAAACCCAGTGAG GATTTGACCAGCAAGCCAAAGTATCTTGTCACATTTACTGTTGGTTATGATCAACGAAAGAATATTGATGCTGCAGTTAAAAag TTTTCAGGGAATTTTACTATCCTTCTCTTTCATTATGATGGTCGAACAACTGAATGGGATGAGTTTGAGTGGTCAAAGAAGGCAATACATGTGAGTGTTCGTAGGCAGACTAAATG GTGGTATGCCAAGAGGTTTTTGCACCCTGACATTGTCGCAACCTATGACTACATATTTATCTGGGATGAGGATTTGGGGGTTGAGCATTTCAATGCTGAAGA aTATATTAAACTGGTGAAAAAGCATGGACTGGAGATTTCACAGCCTGGTCTGGAACCAAATAAAGGGTTAACCTGGCAAATGACAAAGAGAAGAGGTGATCGCGAAGTTCACAA AGAAACAGAGGAGAAACCGGGCTGGTGCAATCATCCACATGTTCCTCCATGTGCAGC GTTTGTTGAGATAATGGCTCCTGTGTTTTCACGAGACGCATGGCGGTGCGTATGGCATATGATTCAG AATGACTTGGTCCATGGCTGGGGTCTTGATTTTGCCCTCAGAAAATGTGTAGAG CCCGCCCATGAGAAGATAGGTGTAGTAGATTCTCAATGGATTGTTCATCAGTCCGTTCCCTCACTTGGGAACCAG GGAGAGTCATTAGATGGGAAGGCACCGTGGAAAGGG GTAAGGGAGAGGTGTAAAAAGGAATGGAGTATATTTCAAACGAGGTTTTCAAGGGCGGAGAAAGCATACTTGAAGGAAATAAATTCAACATCTCgttag